In the Loxodonta africana isolate mLoxAfr1 chromosome 1, mLoxAfr1.hap2, whole genome shotgun sequence genome, one interval contains:
- the LOC100676713 gene encoding ubiquitin-conjugating enzyme E2 N-like, giving the protein MAWMPCRIIKETQHLLTEPVPGMKGEPDESNARYFHVVVAGPQDSPFEGGTFKLELFLPEEYPMAAPKVCFMTKIYHPNVDKLGRICLDILKDKWSPALQIRTVLLSIQALLSAPNPDDPLANDIADQWKTNGAQAIETARAWTRLYAMDNI; this is encoded by the coding sequence ATGGCCTGGATGCCCTGTAGGATTATCAAGGAAACCCAGCATTTGCTCACAGAACCAGTTCCCGGCATGAAAGGAGAACCAGATGAGAGCAACGCCCGTTATTTTCACGTGGTCGTTGCTGGCCCCCAGGATTCCCCCTTTGAGGGAGGGACTTTTAAACTTGAACTATTCCTTCCAGAAGAGTACCCAATGGCAGCCCCTAAAGTATGTTTCATGACCAAAATTTATCACCCTAATGTAGACAAGTTGGGAAGAATATGTTTAGATATTTTGAAAGATAAGTGGTCCCCAGCGCTGCAGATCCGCACAGTTCTGCTGTCGATCCAGGCTTTGTTAAGTGCTCCCAATCCAGATGACCCATTAGCAAATGACATAGCGGATCAGTGGAAGACCAATGGAGCCCAAGCCATAGAAACAGCTAGAGCATGGACTAGGCTATATGCCATGGATAATATTTAA